Proteins encoded in a region of the Pseudomonas denitrificans (nom. rej.) genome:
- the hmpA gene encoding NO-inducible flavohemoprotein, with translation MLSNEHRTLVKATVPLLETGGETLTQHFYKMMLSEYPEVRPLFNQAHQASGDQPRALANGVLMYARHIDELEQLGPLVAKIVNKHVALQIQPEHYPIVGSCLLRAIREVLGEEIATQAVIDAWAAAYGQLADILIGAEESVYQQNAEQHGGWRGARRFRVSRKEAESEEITSFYFQALDGEPLLDFQPGQYIGLSLEIDGEEVRRTYSLSDAPNGREYRISVKREPEGKASNYLHDRLSVGDELDLFPPAGDFVLRGGDKPLALITAGVGITPALAMLKPALESGREVHFIHCARHGGVHAFREWVEAQSDEHPQLKHYFCYSEPRAQDASHVEGFLSRELLADWLPEDRDLDAYFLGPKPFMAQVKRHLRDIGVPEQQSHYEFFGPASALEA, from the coding sequence ATGCTGTCCAACGAACACCGTACCCTGGTCAAGGCCACTGTCCCGCTGCTGGAGACCGGCGGAGAGACCCTGACCCAGCACTTCTACAAGATGATGCTCAGCGAGTACCCGGAAGTTCGTCCGCTGTTCAACCAGGCGCACCAGGCTTCCGGCGACCAGCCCCGTGCGCTGGCCAACGGCGTGCTGATGTACGCCCGCCACATTGATGAGCTGGAGCAGCTCGGCCCGCTGGTGGCGAAGATCGTCAACAAGCACGTTGCCCTGCAGATCCAGCCGGAACATTACCCGATCGTTGGCAGCTGCCTGCTGCGGGCGATCCGCGAAGTCCTGGGCGAGGAGATCGCCACCCAGGCCGTGATCGACGCCTGGGCCGCCGCCTACGGCCAGCTGGCCGACATCCTGATCGGCGCCGAAGAGTCGGTGTACCAGCAGAACGCCGAGCAACATGGCGGCTGGCGTGGCGCGCGGCGCTTCCGCGTTTCCCGCAAGGAAGCCGAGAGCGAGGAAATCACCTCCTTCTACTTCCAGGCGCTGGATGGCGAGCCGCTGCTGGACTTCCAGCCCGGCCAGTACATCGGCCTGTCCCTGGAGATCGATGGCGAGGAAGTGCGTCGCACCTACTCGCTGTCCGACGCGCCGAACGGCCGTGAGTACCGCATCAGCGTGAAGCGTGAACCCGAAGGCAAGGCGTCCAACTACCTGCACGATCGCCTGAGCGTGGGCGACGAGCTGGACCTGTTCCCGCCGGCGGGCGATTTCGTCCTGCGCGGTGGCGACAAGCCGCTGGCCCTGATCACCGCCGGCGTGGGCATCACCCCGGCGCTGGCGATGCTCAAGCCGGCGCTGGAGTCCGGGCGTGAAGTGCACTTCATCCACTGCGCCCGCCACGGTGGCGTGCATGCGTTCCGCGAATGGGTCGAGGCGCAATCCGACGAGCATCCGCAGCTCAAGCATTACTTCTGCTACAGCGAGCCGCGCGCGCAGGACGCGTCCCACGTCGAAGGCTTCCTCAGCCGCGAGCTGCTGGCGGACTGGCTGCCGGAAGACCGCGACCTGGACGCCTACTTCCTCGGTCCCAAGCCGTTCATGGCCCAGGTGAAGCGCCACCTGCGTGATATCGGCGTGCCCGAGCAACAGTCCCACTACGAGTTCTTCGGCCCGGCCAGCGCGCTGGAGGCCTGA
- the norR gene encoding nitric oxide reductase transcriptional regulator NorR has translation MTRNPLLATLLPLVADLSRELPESERYRRLLEALRGLLPCDATALLRLEGDQLVPLAVDGLSQDTLGRRFKISEHPRLRALIEHPGPTHFAADCGLPDPYDGLVEGLHGHLEVHDCLGCPLLVDEQPWGLLTLDALDPERFSTGDLDNLEAFASLASATVKANQRMTDLAQRAEHEQQRADAYQRASGDQPRELIGQSKSHQALMNEIQVVAGSDLSVLITGETGVGKELVAQSIHANSLRRTEPLISLNCAALPETLVESELFGHVRGAFSGAVGERRGKFELADGGTLFLDEVGELPLAIQAKLLRVLQSGQLQRLGSDREHHVDVRLIAATNRDLAEEVRAGRFRADLYHRLSVYPLRVPPLRERGNDVLLLAGYFLEQNRPRLGLRSLRLTREAQAALVDYAWPGNVRELEHLIGRASLKALANHSQRSRILSLGVDDLTLNALHKGAPDAGASKGDNAIGEELAGELRPAVDALQRRMISQSLERHEGNWAAVAREMGLDRANLNRLAKRLAIK, from the coding sequence ATGACTCGCAACCCTCTTCTGGCCACCCTGCTTCCACTGGTTGCCGACCTGTCCCGCGAGCTGCCGGAAAGCGAACGCTATCGCCGCCTGCTGGAAGCCCTGCGCGGTCTGCTGCCGTGCGATGCTACCGCCCTGCTGCGCCTGGAAGGCGACCAACTGGTGCCGCTGGCCGTCGATGGCCTGAGCCAGGACACCCTCGGTCGCCGCTTCAAGATCAGCGAGCATCCGCGCCTGCGCGCCCTCATCGAGCACCCCGGCCCAACCCATTTCGCCGCCGACTGCGGCCTGCCGGACCCCTATGACGGGCTGGTGGAGGGCCTGCACGGCCACCTGGAAGTCCACGACTGCCTCGGCTGCCCGCTGCTGGTGGACGAGCAGCCCTGGGGCCTGCTGACCCTGGATGCACTGGACCCCGAGCGCTTCTCCACTGGCGACCTGGACAACCTGGAAGCCTTCGCCAGCCTCGCCTCCGCCACGGTGAAGGCCAACCAGCGCATGACCGACCTGGCCCAGCGCGCCGAGCACGAGCAGCAGCGCGCCGACGCCTACCAGCGCGCCTCCGGCGACCAGCCCAGGGAGCTGATCGGCCAGAGCAAGTCGCACCAGGCGCTGATGAATGAAATCCAGGTGGTGGCCGGCAGCGACCTGAGCGTGCTGATCACTGGCGAAACCGGCGTCGGCAAGGAACTGGTCGCGCAGTCGATCCACGCCAATTCGCTGCGCCGCACCGAGCCGCTGATCAGCCTGAACTGCGCGGCGCTGCCGGAAACCCTGGTGGAAAGCGAACTCTTCGGCCACGTCCGGGGCGCCTTCTCCGGCGCCGTGGGCGAGCGTCGCGGCAAGTTCGAACTGGCCGACGGCGGCACCCTGTTCCTCGACGAAGTGGGCGAGCTGCCGCTGGCGATCCAGGCCAAGCTGCTGCGCGTGCTGCAGAGCGGCCAGTTGCAGCGCCTGGGCTCGGACCGCGAGCACCATGTGGACGTGCGCCTGATCGCCGCCACCAACCGTGACCTCGCCGAGGAGGTCCGCGCTGGCCGTTTCCGCGCCGACCTCTACCACCGCCTGAGCGTCTATCCGCTGCGCGTTCCGCCCCTGCGCGAGCGCGGCAACGACGTGTTGCTGCTGGCCGGCTACTTCCTCGAACAGAACCGCCCGCGCCTGGGCCTGCGCAGCCTGCGCCTGACCCGCGAAGCCCAGGCCGCGCTGGTCGATTACGCCTGGCCGGGCAACGTGCGCGAGCTGGAACACCTGATCGGCCGCGCCTCGCTCAAGGCCCTGGCGAACCACTCGCAGCGCTCGCGCATCCTCAGCCTGGGTGTCGACGACCTCACTCTGAACGCCCTGCACAAAGGCGCGCCCGATGCCGGCGCGAGCAAAGGCGACAATGCCATCGGCGAGGAGCTGGCGGGCGAGCTTCGCCCGGCAGTGGACGCCCTCCAGCGCCGGATGATCAGCCAGAGCCTGGAACGCCACGAAGGCAACTGGGCAGCCGTGGCGCGCGAGATGGGGCTGGACCGCGCCAACCTCAATCGCCTGGCGAAACGCCTGGCGATCAAGTGA
- the queD gene encoding 6-carboxytetrahydropterin synthase QueD → MELFKEFTFESAHRLPHVPAGHQCGRLHGHSFRAAIYIEGEVDPHTGWIRDFAEIKQIFKPIYDQLDHNYLNDIPGLENPTSENLCRWIWQQLKPLLPELSKVRVHETCTSGCEYRGD, encoded by the coding sequence TTGGAACTGTTCAAGGAATTCACCTTCGAGTCCGCCCACCGCCTGCCCCATGTTCCCGCCGGGCACCAGTGCGGACGTCTGCATGGCCACTCCTTCCGGGCCGCCATCTACATCGAGGGCGAGGTCGATCCGCATACCGGCTGGATTCGTGATTTCGCCGAGATCAAGCAGATCTTCAAGCCGATCTACGACCAACTCGACCACAACTACCTGAACGACATCCCCGGCCTGGAAAACCCCACCAGCGAAAACCTCTGCCGCTGGATCTGGCAACAGCTCAAGCCGCTGCTGCCGGAGCTGTCCAAGGTGCGCGTGCACGAGACCTGCACCAGCGGTTGCGAATACCGCGGCGACTGA
- a CDS encoding DNA polymerase II: MEARQGFVLTRHWRDTPEGAEVGFWLATDDGPRHVLLPPQTSVAFVPAEQRARAEKLLAGERGAELRPLGLRDFQQRPVLGLYCQQHRQLMNLEKRLREAGVEVFEADIRPPERYLMERFITAPVTFSGEPGEGGSTVTAQLRPAPEYRPKLKLASLDIETNIRGDLYSIAVEGCGQRQVYMLGPANGVDGERDFELEYCDSRAQLLERLNQWLAEHDPDAIIGWNLVQFDLRVLQEHAKRLEIPLRLGRGGDEMGWRQHASSNHYFAAAAGRLIIDGIEALRSAFWSFPSFSLESVSQQLLGEGKSIDNPYDRMAEIDRRFAEDKPALAKYNLKDCELVTRIFDKTRILDFLLERASVTGLPADRSGGSVAAFTHLYLPPMHRLGYVAPNLGGKAPEASPGGFVMDSRPGLYESVLVLDYKSLYPSIIRTFLIDPVGLVEGLSDPSDEASIPGFRGGRFSRTQHCLPAIVERVWQGRDAAKRDGNAPLSQALKIIMNAFYGVLGSSGCRFFDPRLASSITMRGHEIMRRTRELIEGQGHRVIYGDTDSTFVWLGRAHDEEASAEIGHALVRHVNQWWGDHLREEYGLESALEIQFERHFRRFLMPTIRGAEEGSKKRYAGLVRRDDGSDEMVFKGLETVRTDWSPLAQQFQQELYLRIFQRQPYRDYVRDYVNRTLAGKQDDLLIFRKRLRRQLGDYERNVPPHVRAARIADDYNERQGRPRQYQRGGWISYVITVNGPEPLETLSSPIDYDHYVSRQLQPIADAILPFVDDDFSALVDRQMGLF; the protein is encoded by the coding sequence GTGGAGGCAAGGCAGGGTTTCGTCCTGACGCGACATTGGCGGGATACGCCCGAAGGCGCCGAGGTGGGTTTCTGGCTGGCCACCGATGACGGGCCCCGGCACGTGCTGCTGCCGCCGCAGACGTCGGTAGCCTTCGTGCCGGCCGAACAGCGCGCCCGAGCCGAGAAGTTGCTGGCCGGCGAGCGCGGCGCCGAACTGCGCCCGCTGGGTCTGCGCGACTTCCAGCAACGCCCGGTGCTGGGCCTTTACTGCCAGCAGCATCGCCAGCTGATGAACCTGGAAAAGCGTCTGCGCGAGGCTGGCGTCGAGGTGTTCGAAGCGGACATCCGCCCACCCGAGCGCTACCTGATGGAGCGCTTCATCACCGCCCCGGTCACCTTCAGCGGCGAGCCGGGCGAGGGCGGCAGCACCGTCACCGCCCAACTGCGGCCGGCGCCGGAGTACCGGCCAAAGCTGAAGCTGGCCTCGCTGGACATCGAAACCAACATCCGTGGCGACCTCTATTCCATCGCCGTGGAAGGCTGCGGCCAGCGCCAGGTGTACATGCTCGGCCCGGCCAACGGTGTCGATGGCGAGCGCGATTTCGAGCTGGAGTACTGCGACAGCCGCGCGCAGCTGCTGGAGCGCCTGAACCAGTGGCTGGCGGAGCACGACCCCGATGCGATCATCGGCTGGAACCTGGTGCAGTTCGACCTGCGGGTGCTGCAGGAGCACGCCAAGCGCCTGGAGATTCCCCTGCGCCTGGGGCGCGGTGGCGACGAGATGGGCTGGCGGCAGCACGCCTCCAGCAACCACTACTTCGCGGCGGCGGCGGGGCGGCTGATCATCGACGGCATCGAGGCGCTGCGTTCGGCGTTCTGGAGCTTCCCGTCGTTCAGCCTGGAGAGCGTCTCGCAGCAGCTGTTGGGCGAGGGCAAGTCCATCGACAACCCCTACGACCGCATGGCCGAGATCGACCGCCGCTTCGCCGAGGACAAGCCGGCACTAGCGAAATACAACCTCAAGGACTGCGAGCTGGTCACGCGCATCTTCGACAAGACCCGCATCCTCGACTTCCTGCTCGAGCGCGCCAGCGTCACCGGGCTGCCGGCGGACCGCAGCGGCGGCTCGGTGGCGGCCTTCACCCACCTGTACCTGCCGCCGATGCACCGGCTGGGCTACGTGGCGCCGAACCTCGGTGGCAAGGCGCCGGAAGCCAGCCCCGGCGGCTTCGTCATGGATTCGCGCCCGGGGCTCTACGAGTCGGTGCTGGTGCTGGACTACAAGAGCCTGTACCCGTCGATCATCCGTACCTTCCTGATCGACCCGGTGGGGTTGGTGGAGGGCCTGAGCGACCCTTCGGACGAGGCGTCGATTCCCGGCTTCCGTGGCGGGCGTTTCTCGCGCACGCAGCACTGCCTGCCGGCCATTGTCGAGCGCGTCTGGCAGGGTCGCGACGCCGCCAAGCGCGACGGCAATGCGCCATTGTCCCAGGCATTGAAAATCATCATGAACGCCTTCTACGGCGTGCTTGGCTCCAGCGGTTGCCGTTTCTTCGACCCGCGCCTGGCGTCGTCCATCACCATGCGCGGCCACGAGATCATGCGGCGCACCCGCGAGCTGATCGAAGGGCAGGGGCACCGGGTGATCTATGGCGACACCGACTCCACCTTCGTCTGGCTGGGTCGCGCCCACGACGAGGAAGCCTCCGCCGAGATCGGCCACGCGCTGGTGCGTCACGTCAACCAGTGGTGGGGTGACCACCTGCGCGAGGAGTACGGGCTGGAGAGCGCGCTGGAAATCCAGTTCGAACGGCACTTCCGACGCTTCCTGATGCCGACCATCCGTGGCGCCGAAGAGGGCAGCAAGAAGCGCTACGCGGGCCTGGTGCGACGTGATGACGGCAGCGACGAGATGGTCTTCAAGGGCCTGGAAACGGTGCGCACCGACTGGTCGCCATTGGCCCAGCAGTTCCAGCAGGAGCTGTACCTGCGCATCTTCCAGCGCCAGCCATACCGGGACTACGTCCGCGACTACGTGAACCGCACGCTGGCGGGCAAGCAGGATGACCTGCTGATCTTCCGCAAGCGCCTGCGTCGCCAGCTCGGCGACTACGAACGCAACGTGCCGCCCCACGTGCGCGCCGCGCGTATCGCCGACGACTACAACGAGCGCCAGGGCCGCCCGCGCCAATACCAGCGCGGTGGCTGGATCAGCTACGTGATCACGGTCAACGGCCCGGAGCCGCTGGAAACGCTCAGCTCGCCGATCGATTACGACCACTACGTCAGCCGGCAGCTTCAGCCCATCGCTGACGCCATCCTGCCCTTCGTGGACGATGACTTCAGCGCGCTGGTCGACCGCCAGATGGGTTTGTTCTGA
- the mltA gene encoding murein transglycosylase A: MTDSSRHWTRPLLATLCFATLLSGCGLFGEKPEEAQAPTYSKAGWSDLPQTADTDVLQGFSAWRSACAVRLKKDDIWAATCADAASVPASAPAIRQFMQAHLQPYQLRSGEGSKNGLITGYYEPVYRGSQQRDAKHTVPVYGVPKDLITVALDSVYPELKGKRLRGKLEGNTLVPYADAAGIRRDGVNAPVLAWLPDPMDLQFLQIQGSGRVELASGRQLRLGYADQNGRPYKPVGRWLVEQGELSKEEVSMARIRDWARAHPQRVDELLASNPSYVFFSQRPDSNEGPRGSLNVPLTPGYSVAIDRKVIPLGSLMWLSTTRPDGAPVVRPVAAQDTGGAIVGEVRADLFWGTGDAAGELAGHMKQDGQLWLLWPKDKALPGA, encoded by the coding sequence GTGACCGATTCGTCCCGCCACTGGACCCGCCCTCTCCTCGCCACCCTGTGTTTTGCCACCCTGCTCTCCGGCTGCGGCCTGTTCGGCGAAAAGCCCGAAGAAGCCCAGGCGCCCACCTATTCCAAGGCCGGCTGGTCGGACCTGCCGCAGACCGCCGACACCGACGTGCTGCAAGGTTTCAGCGCCTGGCGCTCGGCCTGCGCGGTGCGCCTGAAGAAGGATGACATCTGGGCCGCGACCTGCGCCGACGCCGCCAGCGTGCCGGCCTCCGCCCCGGCGATCCGCCAGTTCATGCAGGCGCACCTGCAGCCCTACCAGCTTCGTTCCGGTGAAGGCAGCAAGAATGGCCTGATCACCGGCTACTACGAGCCCGTCTACCGCGGCAGCCAGCAGCGCGACGCCAAGCACACCGTGCCGGTCTACGGCGTACCGAAGGACCTGATCACCGTGGCGCTGGACAGCGTCTACCCGGAACTCAAGGGCAAGCGCCTGCGCGGCAAACTCGAAGGCAACACCCTGGTGCCCTACGCCGACGCCGCCGGCATCCGCCGCGATGGCGTCAATGCCCCCGTGCTCGCCTGGCTACCCGACCCGATGGACCTGCAGTTCCTGCAGATTCAGGGCTCCGGCCGCGTGGAGCTCGCCTCCGGACGCCAGCTGCGCCTGGGCTACGCGGACCAGAACGGTCGGCCGTACAAGCCGGTAGGCCGCTGGCTGGTGGAACAGGGGGAGCTGAGCAAGGAAGAGGTCAGCATGGCGCGCATCCGCGACTGGGCGCGCGCGCACCCGCAGCGCGTCGACGAGCTGCTGGCGAGCAACCCCAGCTACGTGTTCTTCAGCCAGCGCCCGGACAGTAACGAGGGCCCGCGCGGCTCGCTGAACGTGCCGTTGACGCCCGGCTACAGCGTGGCCATCGACCGCAAGGTCATCCCGCTGGGCAGCCTGATGTGGCTTTCCACCACTCGCCCGGACGGCGCGCCAGTCGTGCGCCCGGTAGCTGCCCAGGACACCGGCGGCGCCATCGTCGGCGAAGTGCGCGCGGACCTGTTCTGGGGCACTGGCGACGCTGCCGGCGAGCTGGCCGGGCACATGAAGCAGGACGGCCAGCTGTGGCTGCTGTGGCCCAAGGACAAGGCGCTGCCGGGAGCCTGA
- a CDS encoding AraC family transcriptional regulator: MPHTITVHYAQGILQAAQRLGLPVPADLQAASLEPRIPLQRQDAFWEALCAASGDPLLGLHLGSALQVGHLDMVGALLMSCEHYGEALDALLEYYPIIAEGSEFQSEQDATQVRLVYRPSYSVRREERVEAALASLVHLTRWITGDRVRPQRLALSHAARGEPSRYVGLLECPVDFSCTENALSFALADLDVPLIQANALMREHLRALADAQLERLGAQSLAARVQQLLRQNPRWGKEKVADQLELSGRHLNRKLADEGTSFKLLREQVLYTMAEQLLRDSSRLGEVAERLGFSDESAFAKAFRRWSGMTPGQFRQGN, encoded by the coding sequence ATGCCGCACACCATTACCGTCCATTACGCCCAGGGCATCCTGCAGGCCGCCCAGCGCCTGGGGCTGCCGGTGCCTGCCGATCTACAGGCCGCCAGCCTCGAACCGCGCATCCCCCTGCAGCGCCAGGACGCCTTCTGGGAAGCCCTCTGCGCCGCCTCCGGCGACCCGCTGCTGGGCCTGCACCTGGGCAGCGCCCTGCAGGTCGGGCACCTGGACATGGTCGGCGCACTGCTGATGAGCTGCGAGCATTACGGCGAGGCGCTGGACGCCTTGCTCGAGTACTACCCGATCATTGCCGAGGGCAGCGAGTTCCAGAGTGAGCAGGACGCTACGCAGGTGCGGCTGGTCTATCGCCCCAGCTACAGCGTACGCCGCGAGGAGCGGGTGGAGGCCGCATTGGCCAGCCTGGTGCACCTGACGCGCTGGATCACTGGCGACCGCGTCAGGCCGCAGCGCCTGGCTTTGAGCCATGCCGCACGGGGCGAGCCTTCACGTTACGTCGGGTTGCTGGAGTGCCCGGTTGATTTTTCCTGCACCGAGAACGCGCTGAGCTTCGCCCTGGCCGATCTCGACGTGCCGCTGATCCAGGCCAATGCGCTGATGCGCGAGCACCTGCGTGCGCTGGCCGATGCGCAGCTGGAGCGCCTGGGCGCGCAGAGCCTCGCCGCGCGCGTGCAGCAACTGCTGCGGCAGAACCCGCGCTGGGGCAAGGAGAAGGTGGCCGATCAGCTGGAACTCAGTGGCCGTCATCTCAATCGCAAGCTGGCCGACGAGGGCACCAGCTTCAAGCTGCTGCGCGAGCAGGTGTTGTACACCATGGCCGAGCAGCTGCTGCGCGATTCGTCGCGGCTGGGCGAGGTGGCCGAGCGCCTGGGTTTCTCCGACGAGAGCGCCTTCGCCAAGGCCTTCCGACGCTGGAGCGGGATGACGCCGGGGCAGTTCCGCCAGGGCAACTGA
- a CDS encoding bile acid:sodium symporter family protein, producing MPEVHLEFSGGSMIALNAIIALMMFGVSLELRRDDFARILRQPKAPVIGMLVQFLLLPAATCLLTIALPIDPELALGMILVATCPSGTFSNIMTWMARGNVAVSASVTAVSGLSAGIFTPLNFALYAGLNPATRDRLTQIHIDPLELVGVVVLVLILPMLLGMALGRHKPQLAQRLEKPLRQLSLLVMLGFVGMAFAKNFQQFMGYFHLFFWLVLLLNGTALLLGYTCARLWKLPDADVRAVTLESGIHNSALGMALILTFFPQAGGMLLIAAFWGCWQLFSGLVLAQLWARREPRAAAVTAS from the coding sequence ATGCCTGAAGTCCATCTCGAATTCTCCGGCGGTTCGATGATCGCGCTGAACGCCATCATCGCCCTGATGATGTTCGGTGTATCGCTGGAACTGCGCCGCGACGACTTCGCCCGCATCCTGCGCCAGCCCAAGGCGCCGGTGATCGGCATGCTCGTGCAGTTCCTGCTGCTGCCCGCCGCCACCTGCCTGCTGACCATCGCCCTGCCGATCGACCCGGAACTGGCGCTGGGGATGATCCTGGTCGCCACCTGCCCCAGCGGCACCTTCTCCAACATCATGACCTGGATGGCCCGCGGCAACGTCGCGGTGTCGGCCAGCGTCACTGCCGTATCGGGGCTGAGCGCGGGCATCTTCACGCCGCTGAACTTCGCCCTCTACGCGGGGCTGAACCCAGCGACCCGCGACCGCCTCACGCAGATCCACATCGACCCGCTGGAACTGGTGGGCGTCGTGGTGCTGGTGCTGATCCTGCCGATGCTGCTGGGCATGGCCCTGGGCCGGCACAAACCGCAGCTCGCACAGCGCCTGGAGAAGCCGCTGCGGCAGTTGTCGCTCCTGGTGATGCTCGGCTTCGTCGGCATGGCCTTCGCCAAGAACTTCCAGCAGTTCATGGGCTACTTCCACCTGTTCTTCTGGCTGGTGCTGCTACTCAACGGCACTGCATTGCTGCTGGGCTACACCTGCGCGCGGCTGTGGAAGCTGCCGGACGCCGACGTGCGTGCGGTGACCCTGGAAAGCGGCATCCACAACTCCGCGCTGGGCATGGCGCTGATCCTCACCTTCTTCCCGCAGGCCGGCGGCATGCTGCTGATCGCGGCGTTCTGGGGCTGCTGGCAGCTGTTCTCCGGGCTGGTACTGGCGCAACTCTGGGCGCGCCGCGAACCCCGCGCCGCCGCGGTGACGGCGTCATGA
- a CDS encoding sulfite exporter TauE/SafE family protein, whose product MNAPALALGGFILLAYTLEAITGFGSVVIALSLGALLMPIETLLPILVPLNIGMTGYLCWRHRRLIDTRLLLRTVLPGMLIGMLIGYLLLPHLDPQPLKRGLGVLILWFAGRELWRLRASAPERGRTPNWVVRLATGAAGVCHGLFASGGPLLVYALSTRPLDKTRLRATLVCVWFTLNGLLTLAFLLDGRLRPALPQVLAYAPLLLLGVWLGERLHHRFEEHHFRLAIHCLLLVSGVLLLSPWSLL is encoded by the coding sequence ATGAATGCGCCCGCCCTCGCCCTCGGCGGTTTCATCCTGCTGGCCTACACCCTGGAAGCCATCACCGGCTTCGGCAGCGTGGTGATCGCCCTGTCCCTCGGCGCGCTGCTGATGCCCATCGAGACACTGCTGCCGATCCTGGTGCCGCTGAACATCGGCATGACCGGCTACCTGTGCTGGCGCCACCGCCGCCTGATCGACACGCGCCTGCTGCTGCGCACCGTGCTGCCGGGGATGCTCATCGGCATGCTGATCGGCTACCTGCTGTTGCCGCACCTGGACCCGCAACCGCTCAAGCGCGGCCTTGGCGTGCTGATCCTCTGGTTCGCCGGCCGTGAGTTGTGGCGCCTGCGCGCCAGTGCCCCGGAGCGCGGCAGAACGCCCAACTGGGTGGTGCGCCTGGCCACCGGCGCCGCCGGGGTCTGCCACGGCCTGTTCGCTTCCGGCGGGCCACTGCTGGTCTACGCGCTCTCAACCCGCCCGCTGGACAAGACCCGCCTGCGCGCCACCCTGGTCTGCGTCTGGTTCACCCTCAACGGCCTGCTGACCCTTGCCTTCCTCCTCGACGGTCGTCTACGCCCGGCGCTGCCCCAGGTACTCGCCTACGCGCCCCTGCTGCTGCTCGGCGTATGGCTGGGCGAACGCCTGCACCACCGCTTCGAGGAACACCACTTCCGCCTCGCCATCCACTGCCTGCTGCTGGTCAGCGGCGTCCTGCTGCTGTCGCCCTGGAGCCTCCTGTGA